The Actinomyces sp. oral taxon 414 genome has a segment encoding these proteins:
- a CDS encoding toxin glutamine deamidase domain-containing protein, with protein sequence MNRGWEGAWTQSDESGEEAPLRPEETGGAWEEDWEGSRAADARVEDSDLWSDARTPRQWQARPDAEFRAEFDDFVEPDETGFPVTERFEDPGQWIERINPRWEGPDGPYGSNCADCARCVERTWRGHGEVAAGQLEDGEPVDRVEQWTGPLEDVDGEEAIVRLEQGGPGSSAYVASTGEGWGHAYNLVNHEGEVLLVDGQDHRVESARDLLDGHDEFHLHPEAWHRATFWDPEGEEL encoded by the coding sequence GTGAACCGGGGATGGGAGGGCGCCTGGACGCAGTCCGATGAGTCCGGCGAGGAGGCGCCGCTCCGCCCGGAGGAGACGGGCGGCGCCTGGGAGGAGGATTGGGAGGGCTCCCGGGCCGCCGACGCCCGGGTCGAGGACAGCGACCTGTGGTCGGACGCCCGCACCCCCCGGCAGTGGCAGGCGCGCCCCGACGCCGAATTCCGGGCGGAGTTCGACGACTTCGTCGAACCGGACGAGACCGGCTTCCCCGTCACGGAGCGCTTCGAGGACCCCGGGCAGTGGATCGAGCGCATTAACCCGCGCTGGGAGGGGCCGGACGGCCCCTACGGGAGCAATTGCGCCGACTGCGCCCGGTGCGTGGAACGGACGTGGCGCGGGCACGGGGAGGTGGCGGCGGGCCAGCTCGAGGACGGTGAGCCGGTCGACCGCGTCGAGCAGTGGACGGGGCCTCTCGAGGACGTCGACGGCGAGGAGGCGATCGTGCGGCTGGAGCAGGGCGGTCCGGGGTCGAGCGCCTACGTCGCCAGCACGGGAGAGGGATGGGGTCACGCCTACAACCTCGTCAACCACGAGGGTGAGGTCCTGCTCGTCGACGGACAGGACCATCGGGTCGAGAGCGCCAGGGACCTGCTCGACGGACATGATGAATTCCACCTGCACCCGGAGGCCTGGCACCGGGCCACGTTCTGGGATCCTGAGGGGGAAGAGCTGTGA
- a CDS encoding GAP1-N2 domain-containing protein: MFDVLGYTDCRADQSLNGSTGFQFCAASPGAGDAEQKIVRPRVHHWARNLTRIPPEQHPETFRCWTQDGAHIILRGRSLTRRTASGRDGNSYSFAALTRDEWDILPARPAQLWSVPDWPSSEVQGRLAPWPTPLALDPDFEPEGLQTWVREQPWAVEHLAQLLTMVEMTSGPEARKLLIEHEDQGVVVRWISLAQLTMSDAEAMNSSVHSFAEEPESAPATFVGAHPLFSDGVRPNAEGYRLFDPLHQRCTPVEPSGSARLHVQWFLTMDADEALAAISTSRAWARVLSSFDSDGAARIAGMVLLGVGEPRPGDVPVAAELLSGLCRQDPESVPEWGEELVGLLQACSPASADDVGAVGEIIWEPARIGETGLARRLASLCLSWGGRRPDLLKAWLARRAVGRPPLHWEEDEEDLLRTAADSATALAAALPADLLPELWTLLGDLGLLECLPGSQRSRLLAEAARGCLSSPTALERLIDSGRGEEVARLVARDLPGYWARSGEGIAALARGEWDALLTRPQALVGGPELDAFRWLRQDLSPLLERPEALENLCTLLPASAWPLAEAAANGDETLVEVWLRTHDRLNDSLEARLAELTSAEQPAHARIHWLMLAARTPAGGPRPVSGAALRGHVETFERLQDALRRCRPWEQEVNAGLRALHEDRRARPLLVAYADTLAQAALFAADYRAADAVVSDLTERAQRAVARELDRIVREGLGKTDVAVLESAVHLAGDEDSPLAVAAGDAVAAFWRDVRMRGVRQKLEKELERRRRLDLLDQIQALEGHSTAERLGNSVQRGLRRLRRRGKI, from the coding sequence ATGTTCGACGTCCTGGGATACACCGACTGCCGCGCCGACCAGTCTCTCAACGGCTCCACGGGATTCCAGTTCTGCGCCGCCTCGCCGGGAGCCGGCGACGCGGAGCAGAAGATCGTCCGCCCCCGGGTGCACCACTGGGCGCGCAATCTCACGCGGATCCCGCCCGAGCAGCACCCGGAGACCTTCCGCTGCTGGACGCAGGACGGGGCGCACATTATCCTCCGGGGCCGGTCGCTGACCCGCCGCACCGCCAGCGGCCGGGACGGCAACTCCTACAGTTTCGCGGCCCTAACCAGGGACGAGTGGGACATTCTGCCCGCCCGCCCCGCGCAGCTGTGGAGCGTCCCCGACTGGCCCTCCTCCGAGGTCCAGGGGCGCCTCGCCCCCTGGCCCACGCCCCTGGCCCTGGATCCGGACTTCGAGCCCGAGGGGCTCCAGACGTGGGTGCGCGAGCAGCCCTGGGCCGTCGAACACCTGGCGCAACTGCTGACCATGGTGGAGATGACCTCGGGTCCCGAGGCCCGCAAGCTTCTCATCGAGCACGAGGATCAGGGCGTCGTCGTACGGTGGATCTCGCTGGCGCAGCTGACCATGTCCGATGCGGAGGCGATGAACAGCTCGGTGCACTCCTTCGCGGAGGAGCCCGAGTCCGCCCCAGCGACCTTCGTCGGCGCCCATCCGCTCTTCTCCGACGGCGTTCGCCCCAATGCGGAGGGCTACCGGCTCTTCGACCCGCTCCACCAGCGCTGCACGCCCGTCGAACCCAGCGGCTCCGCCCGTCTCCACGTCCAGTGGTTCCTGACCATGGACGCCGACGAGGCCCTCGCCGCGATCTCCACGAGCCGCGCCTGGGCGCGGGTCCTGTCGTCCTTCGACTCCGACGGGGCCGCGCGAATAGCCGGCATGGTGCTCCTGGGGGTCGGAGAGCCGCGCCCTGGGGACGTGCCGGTCGCCGCCGAACTGCTGAGCGGACTGTGCCGCCAGGATCCCGAGTCGGTCCCCGAGTGGGGCGAGGAGCTCGTCGGTCTTCTCCAGGCGTGCTCACCGGCCTCGGCAGACGACGTCGGCGCGGTCGGGGAGATCATCTGGGAGCCGGCCCGGATCGGCGAGACGGGGCTGGCTCGCCGGCTGGCCTCGCTGTGCCTGAGCTGGGGCGGGCGCCGGCCCGACCTTCTGAAGGCCTGGCTCGCCCGGCGCGCCGTCGGGCGCCCGCCGTTGCACTGGGAGGAGGACGAGGAGGACCTTCTGCGCACAGCCGCGGACAGCGCCACCGCCCTGGCGGCGGCACTACCCGCGGATCTCCTGCCCGAACTGTGGACACTCCTGGGCGATCTCGGGCTCCTGGAGTGCCTGCCGGGCTCCCAGCGCTCCCGTCTCCTGGCCGAGGCCGCCCGCGGGTGCCTGTCATCGCCCACAGCCCTGGAGCGCCTCATCGACTCCGGGCGCGGCGAGGAAGTGGCCCGCCTGGTCGCCCGGGACCTGCCCGGGTACTGGGCCCGGAGCGGCGAGGGGATCGCCGCCCTGGCCCGGGGGGAGTGGGACGCCCTTCTGACCCGTCCCCAGGCGCTCGTGGGCGGGCCGGAACTGGACGCCTTCCGCTGGCTGCGCCAGGACCTGTCCCCCCTGCTGGAGAGGCCCGAGGCGCTGGAGAACCTGTGCACGCTGCTGCCGGCGAGCGCCTGGCCCCTGGCCGAGGCCGCCGCCAACGGGGACGAGACCCTCGTCGAGGTCTGGCTGCGCACCCACGATCGCCTGAACGACTCCCTGGAGGCGCGGCTGGCCGAACTCACCTCCGCCGAACAGCCGGCCCATGCCCGCATCCACTGGCTCATGCTGGCGGCCCGCACCCCCGCCGGCGGGCCCCGCCCTGTGAGCGGGGCCGCGCTGCGAGGGCACGTCGAGACCTTCGAACGGCTCCAGGACGCCCTGAGGCGCTGCCGGCCCTGGGAGCAGGAGGTCAACGCGGGTCTGCGCGCGCTGCACGAGGACAGGCGCGCCCGCCCCCTCCTCGTGGCCTACGCCGACACCCTGGCGCAGGCCGCCCTGTTCGCCGCCGACTACCGGGCCGCCGACGCCGTCGTGTCGGACCTGACGGAGAGGGCTCAGCGCGCGGTCGCCCGCGAACTCGACCGCATTGTGCGGGAGGGGCTGGGCAAGACGGATGTTGCGGTCCTGGAATCCGCCGTGCACCTGGCCGGGGACGAGGACTCCCCGCTGGCCGTCGCCGCCGGGGACGCCGTGGCGGCGTTCTGGAGGGATGTGCGCATGCGCGGCGTCCGTCAGAAGCTGGAGAAGGAACTCGAGCGGCGCCGGCGCCTGGATCTGCTCGATCAGATCCAGGCGCTGGAGGGCCACTCGACGGCGGAGCGCCTGGGCAATTCGGTTCAGCGCGGGTTGCGGCGCTTGAGAAGACGGGGGAAGATCTAA
- a CDS encoding ATP-binding protein: MTSAMAPETVMGLPSTITSAQAALDSLRHGPFARRRCAQPAAAPGMTWFSITAVPTEEAGATTVLERFLCAASGAGAVVVLRLGHTDTAGIRWSIGTQDEAAARRCRLMLAPFYDLEAETEPALTSGMGVGVVHRIRPLPGENPADSSPGVPILELLPGVSGQWSVQLRCSALRPGALERAEDLLMNLEQRAAEQLTRTQQVTTTVSSSTTSAGWSLVIDHVAALRRLICLMEARGGWAVDMWVTARTEPELDAALACLHGVIGQEQGLHVMTRDLEISRTGADPDPTSLLDSRTLAGILASPGASVPGLLARPAPPAHRHGVNIAGPLDMGRAWGTDQRVRIGLGDLEGHGFLTGATGSGKSTSLLRLLSQAWNRHRLPFLLIDPVKDEYEHMSERFEGGLTLVRGRDIRLDIMRAWQGEDPADHLAQVARAFIGSFTMPSPAPYVVTKLFDQVVGQPGGPCGATLHDVRDMLDPIVASLGYAGEPQANIRAIIATRLDLLLSPLRAARLCWPDSTMISRLMSGPAVVTLADLGDDEERSFLVLVLTMAVRAMARLRGAVGGVRHLLVLEEAHRVIPDIPPSADPEATSAAKVSADLLSGMLAEVRAYGEQVLVVDQSPSRVSSEVLRNTNLKIVHRVVHPDDQVQVAGAMSMLAQEGRGLGLLRAGQAVISSRARPQPQTVAIAVAEPLSRAGASHRVASSPADWPCCNGDENRHFRAWSQAGAAAPHLALLLTGAREGAGDGAALRRCVHTALAALAPPHQTAVPCLVWAGLRRLLVQERLEGLLPDAGAVDRALSCAFELWESGRGITREAGLDFSVPLVNNRRICPWCGETCALGVLTRTQYEAGPGLGLRLLETSRWRDRGKDVERHIRNEASRLEPLLGDGAAHHVMRCQIRQIAARNKVHEAFAESLIRICGVEN, translated from the coding sequence GTGACTTCCGCCATGGCGCCGGAGACGGTAATGGGGCTGCCGTCGACGATCACGAGCGCGCAGGCGGCGCTCGACTCGCTGCGCCACGGCCCCTTCGCCCGACGGCGCTGCGCTCAGCCGGCGGCCGCCCCGGGTATGACCTGGTTCTCCATTACGGCGGTGCCGACGGAGGAGGCCGGCGCCACGACCGTGCTCGAACGCTTCCTCTGCGCCGCCTCCGGGGCGGGCGCCGTCGTCGTGCTGCGTCTCGGGCACACCGACACGGCCGGGATCAGGTGGAGCATCGGGACGCAGGACGAGGCCGCCGCGCGGCGCTGCCGCCTCATGCTCGCCCCCTTCTACGACTTGGAGGCTGAGACGGAGCCGGCGCTGACCAGTGGTATGGGCGTCGGGGTGGTCCACCGGATACGGCCGCTGCCGGGCGAGAATCCGGCCGATTCCTCCCCGGGGGTGCCCATCTTGGAGCTGCTGCCTGGAGTGAGCGGGCAGTGGTCCGTCCAGCTGCGCTGCTCGGCGCTGCGCCCCGGAGCACTGGAGCGGGCCGAGGACCTGCTGATGAATCTGGAGCAGCGGGCCGCCGAGCAGCTGACCCGGACCCAGCAGGTCACCACCACCGTCAGCAGTTCGACGACGTCGGCCGGGTGGAGCCTGGTCATTGACCACGTCGCCGCCCTGCGTCGTCTGATCTGCCTCATGGAGGCCCGCGGGGGCTGGGCGGTGGACATGTGGGTGACGGCCCGGACCGAGCCGGAGCTCGACGCCGCCCTGGCCTGCCTGCACGGGGTGATCGGGCAGGAGCAGGGCCTGCACGTCATGACCCGCGATCTGGAGATCTCCCGGACGGGTGCGGATCCGGACCCGACCAGTCTTCTCGACTCGCGCACTCTCGCCGGGATCCTGGCCAGTCCCGGCGCCTCGGTCCCCGGGCTCCTCGCCCGGCCCGCGCCCCCGGCCCACCGCCACGGGGTCAATATCGCCGGCCCCCTGGACATGGGCCGCGCCTGGGGCACGGACCAGCGGGTGCGCATTGGTCTGGGCGACCTGGAGGGGCACGGCTTTCTCACCGGGGCCACCGGCTCGGGCAAGTCGACCAGCCTGCTGCGCCTGCTGTCCCAGGCCTGGAACCGCCACCGCCTGCCCTTCCTGCTCATCGACCCCGTCAAGGACGAGTACGAGCACATGTCGGAGCGCTTCGAGGGCGGCCTGACCCTCGTGCGGGGCAGGGACATTCGACTCGACATTATGCGGGCCTGGCAGGGCGAGGACCCGGCCGACCACCTCGCCCAGGTGGCCCGGGCCTTCATCGGCTCATTCACCATGCCCTCGCCGGCGCCCTATGTGGTGACCAAGCTCTTCGATCAGGTCGTGGGGCAGCCCGGGGGGCCCTGCGGCGCCACGCTCCACGACGTGAGGGACATGCTCGATCCCATTGTCGCGTCCCTGGGCTACGCGGGCGAGCCGCAGGCCAATATCCGGGCCATTATCGCCACGCGCCTGGACCTGCTCCTGTCGCCTCTGCGCGCCGCCCGCCTGTGCTGGCCGGACTCGACCATGATCTCCCGGCTCATGAGCGGACCCGCGGTCGTCACCTTGGCGGATCTGGGCGACGACGAGGAGCGGTCCTTCCTCGTTCTGGTCCTCACCATGGCCGTGCGGGCCATGGCGCGCCTGCGCGGCGCCGTCGGGGGAGTGCGCCATCTGCTGGTCCTGGAGGAGGCCCACCGGGTCATCCCCGATATCCCGCCGTCGGCGGACCCGGAGGCCACCAGCGCCGCCAAGGTCTCGGCCGATCTGCTCTCCGGCATGCTCGCCGAGGTGCGGGCCTACGGGGAGCAGGTGCTCGTGGTCGACCAGAGCCCCTCCCGGGTCAGTTCCGAGGTCCTGCGCAATACGAATCTCAAGATCGTCCATCGCGTGGTCCACCCCGACGATCAGGTCCAGGTGGCCGGGGCCATGAGCATGCTCGCGCAGGAGGGCCGGGGCCTGGGACTGCTGCGCGCCGGGCAGGCCGTGATCTCTTCGCGGGCGCGGCCCCAGCCGCAGACCGTCGCGATCGCCGTGGCCGAGCCCCTGTCGCGGGCGGGCGCTTCGCACCGGGTCGCCTCCTCCCCGGCCGACTGGCCCTGCTGCAACGGCGATGAGAACCGCCACTTCCGGGCCTGGAGTCAGGCGGGCGCCGCTGCGCCGCACCTGGCCCTGCTCCTCACCGGCGCGCGCGAGGGCGCGGGGGACGGTGCCGCGCTGCGCCGTTGCGTGCACACGGCGCTGGCCGCCCTGGCGCCCCCGCATCAGACGGCCGTGCCGTGCCTGGTGTGGGCGGGGCTGCGCCGCTTGCTGGTCCAGGAGCGCCTCGAGGGCCTCCTGCCCGACGCCGGAGCGGTGGACCGGGCGCTGTCCTGCGCCTTCGAACTGTGGGAGTCCGGTCGCGGCATCACCCGGGAGGCGGGACTCGACTTCTCGGTGCCGCTGGTCAACAACCGCCGGATCTGCCCCTGGTGCGGGGAGACCTGCGCCCTGGGGGTTCTTACGCGCACCCAGTACGAGGCCGGTCCGGGGCTGGGACTGCGCCTGCTGGAGACCAGTCGATGGCGCGACAGGGGCAAGGACGTCGAGAGGCACATCCGCAACGAGGCCTCGCGCCTGGAGCCGCTGCTGGGGGACGGCGCCGCGCACCATGTCATGCGCTGCCAGATCCGTCAGATCGCTGCCAGGAACAAGGTTCACGAGGCCTTCGCCGAAAGCCTCATCCGCATATGCGGTGTGGAGAATTGA
- a CDS encoding fibronectin type III domain-containing protein: MEFDKQYRKSVLTAIKKDKSLQAAIDAALRAMNADEGLALPPDLDLPFLYGIEPSMTDAQLEQRVLREMPSVWNKNKRLFPFCTRLKSIHDLLVRRNPAMNQDFWRDQVRRAQEIRAQRLGELAQAIAADSGAAAIGAIERPVVEGFATRAGVDPAALIEAVEASSVRVVDPLEEPEIRYRQGTVRQKLAGSPFHTLIDAILCIGSTADLARPDHQMPDSFAIVGGFRPQGGSRARIDLARAIEARDYASKAPTAEASAVGEVMRVVLEGVTTEQELQDALLMSVIDYARQLAVSAPRPQVLAALVKARVAPEDAARIVLHVSGGSAGGPVENLDTVRAHIAAHELVAARAVWTRLAGTGADLGGQEAQSTLKTLVAEESSFAQAMELFSRHRDTDVLAARDALRRAIAICADDEEAPRLLETMPPSPPRAVRAGVESTGSVVLNWSEPAEFTGQVSYRVLRREDRAPAGPRDGDLVAEDVTALSVEDPAPVCARPLYYGVVAVTQGRCSSPETVQTLVLPAPASPRVHVGETRADVAWELPRAALSAEARLVEPDGRTRRVGTASRTALSLSGLKTGERYVLRLRGVYSLPDGTRRTGATLEVEVIPHGELRPVGDLAGRLEGGVSGGRVRAVFTWSAVPGAEVRLYRSRTGIGAAPGARVGLDRIEERGVRILGTESGDAAHRELTATLRAGAHRVVAVVVDGNQGLCGNEVALAAAPPVADLHLDRLGQSVKLSWVWPDGDYAVRLRWSTPDSQAGREVRRAQYDAEGGVVLPIGDAGGRIAVSVVPVGLAGSVEGMAQTLTVPARARRRIAYHVTWRKKMLGGPSAAVFAFDEAPGAPFDVRLVVRAGRHAPSSRDAETGTRHRIDPGSPEGLVVEVPVARGRGTWWAKAFAVQDGVKLVDPPMSELKGN, from the coding sequence ATGGAATTCGACAAGCAGTACCGTAAGTCCGTCCTCACGGCGATCAAGAAGGACAAGTCCCTCCAGGCGGCCATTGACGCCGCCCTGCGGGCGATGAACGCCGATGAGGGCCTCGCGCTGCCCCCGGACCTCGACCTGCCCTTCCTCTACGGCATCGAGCCCTCCATGACCGACGCCCAGCTGGAGCAGCGGGTGCTCAGGGAGATGCCCTCGGTCTGGAACAAGAACAAGCGGCTCTTCCCCTTCTGCACCCGCCTCAAGTCCATCCACGACCTGCTCGTGCGGCGCAATCCCGCTATGAACCAGGACTTCTGGCGGGACCAGGTGAGGCGGGCGCAGGAGATCCGCGCGCAGCGGCTGGGCGAGCTGGCGCAGGCCATTGCGGCGGACAGCGGGGCCGCGGCCATTGGAGCCATTGAGCGCCCGGTCGTCGAAGGATTCGCCACCAGGGCCGGCGTCGACCCCGCCGCCCTCATCGAGGCCGTGGAGGCCTCCTCGGTGCGCGTCGTGGACCCCCTGGAGGAGCCCGAGATCCGCTATCGCCAGGGGACTGTCCGCCAGAAGCTGGCGGGTTCCCCCTTCCACACCCTCATCGACGCCATCCTCTGCATCGGGTCGACGGCGGATCTGGCGCGCCCCGACCACCAGATGCCCGACTCCTTCGCGATCGTCGGGGGATTCCGGCCCCAGGGCGGCTCGCGCGCCCGCATAGATCTGGCCCGGGCGATCGAGGCGCGCGACTACGCGTCCAAGGCCCCCACCGCCGAGGCCTCGGCGGTGGGCGAGGTCATGCGCGTCGTGCTCGAGGGCGTGACCACCGAACAGGAGCTGCAAGATGCGCTCCTCATGAGCGTCATCGACTACGCCCGCCAGCTCGCCGTCTCCGCCCCCCGGCCCCAGGTCCTGGCGGCCCTGGTCAAAGCCCGCGTCGCCCCCGAGGACGCCGCCCGGATCGTCCTGCATGTCTCCGGGGGTTCGGCGGGGGGCCCCGTTGAGAACCTGGACACGGTCCGGGCGCACATTGCGGCCCACGAGCTGGTCGCCGCCCGGGCGGTGTGGACCCGTCTGGCCGGTACCGGGGCCGATCTTGGCGGGCAGGAGGCCCAGAGCACCCTGAAGACGCTCGTCGCCGAGGAGAGCTCCTTCGCGCAGGCCATGGAGCTCTTCTCCCGCCATCGCGACACCGACGTCCTGGCGGCGCGCGACGCCCTGCGCCGGGCCATTGCCATCTGTGCGGACGACGAGGAGGCTCCGCGCCTCCTGGAGACCATGCCCCCGTCCCCGCCGCGCGCCGTCCGGGCGGGGGTCGAGAGCACCGGGTCGGTCGTGCTCAACTGGAGCGAACCGGCGGAATTCACCGGCCAGGTCTCCTACCGGGTGCTGCGCCGCGAGGACCGGGCGCCCGCCGGCCCCCGGGACGGCGATCTCGTGGCCGAGGACGTCACCGCGCTGAGCGTGGAGGATCCGGCGCCGGTGTGCGCGCGCCCCCTGTACTACGGGGTCGTCGCGGTGACGCAGGGGCGGTGCTCGTCCCCGGAGACGGTGCAGACCCTGGTGCTGCCGGCCCCCGCGTCCCCTCGCGTGCACGTGGGGGAGACGAGGGCCGACGTCGCCTGGGAGCTGCCCCGGGCCGCCCTGTCCGCGGAGGCCCGGCTCGTCGAACCCGACGGGCGGACCCGGAGAGTGGGAACGGCCTCGCGCACCGCGCTGTCCCTGAGCGGTCTGAAGACCGGGGAGCGCTATGTCCTGCGCCTGCGGGGCGTGTACTCCCTGCCCGACGGCACCCGCCGCACCGGCGCCACCTTAGAGGTGGAGGTGATCCCCCACGGCGAGCTGCGGCCCGTGGGCGACCTGGCGGGGCGCCTGGAGGGCGGCGTCTCCGGCGGACGCGTGCGCGCGGTCTTCACCTGGAGCGCGGTCCCGGGGGCGGAGGTCCGCCTGTACCGGTCGCGCACGGGCATTGGCGCGGCGCCGGGCGCGCGGGTGGGACTGGACCGGATCGAGGAGCGCGGCGTGCGGATCCTGGGCACCGAGTCCGGCGACGCCGCCCACCGGGAGCTGACCGCCACTCTGCGTGCCGGCGCTCATCGGGTCGTGGCGGTGGTGGTCGACGGGAACCAGGGGCTGTGCGGCAACGAGGTGGCTCTCGCCGCCGCCCCGCCGGTCGCGGATCTGCATCTGGACAGACTCGGTCAGAGCGTCAAATTGTCCTGGGTGTGGCCCGACGGCGACTACGCCGTCCGGCTCCGCTGGTCCACCCCCGACTCCCAGGCCGGCCGCGAGGTGCGGCGCGCCCAGTACGACGCCGAGGGCGGGGTCGTCCTGCCCATCGGGGACGCGGGCGGGCGGATCGCCGTGTCGGTGGTCCCCGTCGGCCTGGCCGGATCCGTCGAGGGCATGGCCCAGACGCTGACGGTGCCGGCGCGCGCCCGCAGGCGTATCGCCTATCACGTGACCTGGCGCAAGAAGATGCTCGGCGGCCCCAGTGCCGCGGTCTTCGCCTTCGACGAGGCCCCTGGCGCCCCCTTCGACGTCCGACTCGTCGTGCGCGCGGGTCGTCACGCGCCGTCCTCGCGCGACGCGGAAACGGGGACGCGCCACCGCATTGACCCGGGTTCGCCCGAGGGCCTGGTCGTGGAGGTGCCCGTCGCGCGGGGCCGGGGAACCTGGTGGGCCAAGGCCTTCGCGGTTCAGGACGGGGTCAAACTCGTCGATCCCCCGATGAGCGAGTTGAAAGGAAACTAA
- a CDS encoding TRAFAC clade GTPase domain-containing protein yields the protein MEEFVGALLFGVFVVWLAVMAVWVALALLVRIVAWVIVYFAATAALGLVGGLLHGFTIPVQALMQGRAQVATPARMAAGELIKNPPPGENAAHGWDRAWPVYVPYQAGFDRQAVNALTKKRVRAAWAFFTSRGPQSGRPAAGWKKTLGQKMLDVPHWLAWSVVALPLIGCFIVGTVASVLTWQVIMWLGQSLVTLASAAVQAILRWYESWSRRRAHQSMLCSHCLRSSSSPAYRCSRCSVVHYVVQPGPQGLLHRVCECGAKLPNTVSGASRKLKVVCPYCGQDMADGAGIRHVVVLPVIGAVAAGKTRFLRMSVVQVGDGLTGRGSLMALSPEAKAFLNDSRELVRDGRHTVKTPHVMPRALQYQVVERGREEIELNIIDAAGEFFGDWETSNELPFLEAAPAYVLLIDPLGLADVHAEFAQTLPADRNDMDIAPPDQINAYHTVMDRLRAQGVDLSKRALLVVVSKADILRSLPCGQTLRGSASSDAVRQWLAGNGMDAALQSFRMDFGTVEYFACDSMHHLPHEDPVSPWRVVSRVAALNDAAAIRTEPTEPAGRPAPAGATA from the coding sequence ATGGAAGAATTCGTTGGCGCTCTGCTTTTTGGTGTGTTCGTCGTATGGCTCGCCGTCATGGCGGTGTGGGTCGCTCTCGCCCTCCTGGTGAGGATCGTCGCATGGGTGATCGTGTACTTCGCGGCGACGGCGGCCCTGGGACTGGTGGGCGGGCTCCTGCACGGCTTCACCATTCCCGTTCAGGCGCTGATGCAGGGGCGCGCTCAAGTGGCGACTCCGGCGCGCATGGCGGCGGGCGAGCTCATTAAGAACCCGCCACCCGGGGAGAACGCCGCCCACGGGTGGGACCGGGCCTGGCCCGTGTACGTGCCCTACCAGGCGGGCTTCGACCGGCAGGCGGTCAACGCCCTGACGAAGAAGCGCGTGCGCGCCGCCTGGGCCTTCTTCACGAGCAGGGGCCCCCAGAGCGGGCGGCCCGCCGCGGGCTGGAAGAAGACCCTGGGCCAGAAGATGCTCGACGTCCCGCACTGGCTCGCCTGGTCGGTGGTGGCCCTGCCCCTGATTGGCTGCTTCATTGTCGGCACGGTGGCCTCGGTGCTGACCTGGCAGGTCATTATGTGGTTGGGGCAGTCCCTGGTGACGCTGGCCAGTGCGGCGGTGCAGGCGATCCTCCGCTGGTACGAGTCCTGGTCCCGTCGTCGGGCGCACCAGTCGATGCTGTGCAGTCACTGCCTGCGCTCCTCCTCCAGCCCGGCCTACCGGTGCTCCCGGTGCAGTGTGGTGCACTACGTGGTCCAGCCCGGGCCGCAGGGCCTGCTCCACCGGGTGTGCGAGTGCGGCGCCAAGCTGCCGAACACGGTGTCGGGGGCCTCCCGGAAGTTGAAGGTCGTGTGCCCCTACTGCGGCCAGGACATGGCCGACGGCGCGGGGATCCGCCACGTGGTCGTGCTCCCGGTCATTGGCGCCGTCGCCGCCGGCAAAACCCGTTTTCTGCGCATGTCGGTGGTCCAGGTCGGCGACGGCCTGACGGGCCGCGGCTCCCTCATGGCGCTGAGCCCCGAGGCCAAGGCCTTCCTGAATGACTCGCGCGAGCTGGTGCGGGACGGGCGGCACACGGTCAAGACTCCTCACGTCATGCCCAGGGCGCTGCAGTACCAGGTGGTGGAGCGCGGCAGGGAGGAGATCGAGCTCAATATCATTGACGCCGCGGGGGAGTTCTTCGGGGACTGGGAGACGTCCAACGAACTGCCCTTCCTGGAGGCGGCCCCCGCCTACGTCCTCCTCATCGACCCGCTGGGCCTGGCGGACGTGCACGCCGAGTTTGCCCAGACCCTCCCCGCCGATCGCAACGACATGGATATCGCTCCGCCGGATCAGATCAACGCCTACCACACGGTCATGGACCGGCTGCGCGCGCAGGGCGTGGATCTGAGCAAGCGCGCGCTGCTGGTCGTAGTGTCCAAGGCGGATATCCTGCGCTCCCTGCCCTGCGGCCAGACCCTGCGCGGGTCCGCCTCTTCGGACGCGGTGCGGCAGTGGCTCGCGGGCAATGGCATGGACGCGGCCCTTCAGAGCTTCCGCATGGACTTCGGCACCGTGGAGTACTTCGCGTGCGACTCCATGCATCACCTACCCCACGAGGATCCCGTGTCCCCGTGGCGAGTGGTCTCCCGCGTCGCCGCCCTCAATGACGCGGCGGCGATCCGAACCGAACCGACTGAACCGGCCGGGCGGCCCGCCCCCGCCGGCGCGACCGCCTGA